The following is a genomic window from Corallococcus soli.
CGCCGGCCAAGAGCAGCCTGCGCGTGAAGCTGCTGGGCACGCTCGTCGCCAGCAATCCGGACTGGTCGTTCGCGTCCATCCAGGACATGACGACGCAGCGCTCGCAGACGTACATGATTGGCAACGACCTGATGGGCGCGACCATCATGGAGATCGAACGCGAGCGCGTCATCATCAACAACGGCGGCCGCAAGGAGTTCATCGACGGGCAGCCCGGGGATGGCGCCGTCGCCGCCTACACCCCGCCCCCCGTCGCCGCGCCGGCCAACACCACGGGCATCGGCAACGGCATCAAGTCCACCGGGGAGAACGAGTACGAAGTCCCCAAGGCGGAGATCGACAAGACGTTGAGCAACCTCAACGACGTGGCCATGCAGGCGCGCATCGTGCCCGCCTTCAAGGATGGTCAGGCGGTGGGCTTCAAGCTTTTCTCCATCCGCCCGGATTCCATCTATTCGAAGATCGGCGTCCAGAACGGTGACGTCATCCGTCGCATCAACGGCTTCGAC
Proteins encoded in this region:
- the gspC gene encoding type II secretion system protein GspC codes for the protein MELFFRKYFWSVNLLFILLVALLAARTVNLFVESSISPSPASEAPARVAQRTHTADTALASIDAERLSRLTGVKLPEPEVAVKAPDETRPEFDANAPPAKSSLRVKLLGTLVASNPDWSFASIQDMTTQRSQTYMIGNDLMGATIMEIERERVIINNGGRKEFIDGQPGDGAVAAYTPPPVAAPANTTGIGNGIKSTGENEYEVPKAEIDKTLSNLNDVAMQARIVPAFKDGQAVGFKLFSIRPDSIYSKIGVQNGDVIRRINGFDLNSPEKALEVYSKLKDSSRIEIEIERNGAPIRKSYNVR